A genomic region of Alligator mississippiensis isolate rAllMis1 chromosome 4, rAllMis1, whole genome shotgun sequence contains the following coding sequences:
- the KCNA1 gene encoding potassium voltage-gated channel subfamily A member 1 isoform X1 produces MTVMAGDNVDETSALPGHPQDSYQPGAHDDHECCERVVINIAGLRFETQLKTLAQFPNTLLGNPKKRMRYFDPLRNEYFFDRNRPSFDAILYYYQSGGRLRRPVNVPLDMFSEEIKFYELGEEAMEKFREDEGFIKEEERPLPEKEYQRQVWLLFEYPESSGPARVIAIISVMVILISIVIFCLETLPDLKEEKDFTGTLHRVDNTTVIYKSNIFTDPFFIVETLCIIWFSFELVVRFFACPSKAEFFKNIMNFIDIVAIIPYFITLGTEMAEQEGTQKGEQATSLAILRVIRLVRVFRIFKLSRHSKGLQILGQTLKASMRELGLLIFFLFIGVILFSSAVFFAEAEEPDSHFSSIPDAFWWAVVSMTTVGYGDMYPVTIGGKIVGSLCAIAGVLTIALPVPVIVSNFNYFYHRETEGEEQAQLLHVSSPNLASDSDLSCRSSSTISKSEYMEIEEDMNNSIDNFREANLRTGNCTVANQNCVNKSKLLTDV; encoded by the coding sequence ATGACTGTCATGGCTGGAGACAACGTGGATGAgacctctgccctgcctggccacccCCAAGACAGCTACCAGCCAGGTGCCCATGACGACCATGAGTGCTGTGAGCGGGTCGTGATAAACATTGCTGGGTTGCGCTTTGAGACCCAACTGAAGACCCTAGCCCAGTTCCCCAACACGCTGCTGGGCAACCCCAAAAAGCGCATGCGGTATTTCGACCCCTTGCGCAATGAGTACTTCTTTGACCGCAACCGGCCTAGCTTTGATGCTATCCTCTATTACTACCAGTCTGGAGGCCGGCTCCGCAGGCCGGTCAACGTGCCTCTAGATATGTTCTCTGAGGAGATCAAGTTCTACGAGCTGGGTGAGGAAGCCATGGAGAAATTCCGGGAAGATGAAGGGTTCATCAAGGAGGAGGAGAGACCCTTGCCCGAGAAGGAATACCAGCGCCAAGTGTGGCTCCTCTTTGAATATCCAGAGAGCTCCGGGCCAGCCAGGGTCATTGCAATAATCTCTGTCATGGTGATCCTCATCTCCATAGTGATCTTCTGTCTAGAGACTTTACCGGATCTGAAGGAAGAAAAAGACTTCACAGGGACCCTGCACCGCGTTGACAACACCACTGTGATCTACAAGTCCAACATTTTCACAGACCCCTTCTTCATCGTGGAGACCTTGTGCATCATCTGGTTTTCTTTTGAGCTGGTGGTACGCTTCTTTGCCTGTCCAAGCAAAGCTGAGTTCTTCAAGAACATCATGAACTTCATTGACATAGTGGCCATCATCCCCTACTTCATCACCCTGGGAACTGAGATGgctgaacaagaaggaacccAAAAGGGGGAGCAGGCCACCTCTCTGGCTATTCTGCGAGTCATCAGACTGGTAAGAGTCTTTAGAATCTTCAAACTCTCCCGGCATTCTAAGGGCCTCCAGATTTTGGGACAGACCCTCAAAGCCAGTATGAGAGAGCTAGGTTTACTAATCTTCTTCCTCTTCATTGGGGTGATCTTGTTCTCCAGCGCGGTGttttttgctgaggctgaagaacCTGACTCTCATTTCTCAAGTATCCCCGATGCTTTCTGGTGGGCAGTGGTATCCATGACCACTGTGGGCTATGGTGACATGTACCCTGTGACAATTGGAGGCAAAATCGTAGGCTCCTTGTGTGCCATCGCTGGTGTGCTGACAATTGCCCTGCCTGTACCTGTCATCGTATCCAACTTCAACTACTTCTACCACCGAGAAACAGAAGGGGAAGAACAGGCTCAGTTACTTCACGTTAGCTCCCCCAATTTAGCATCTGACAGTGATCTCAGTTGCCGTAGTTCTTCCACAATCAGCAAATCTGAGTACATGG
- the KCNA1 gene encoding potassium voltage-gated channel subfamily A member 1 isoform X2 — protein sequence MTVMAGDNVDETSALPGHPQDSYQPGAHDDHECCERVVINIAGLRFETQLKTLAQFPNTLLGNPKKRMRYFDPLRNEYFFDRNRPSFDAILYYYQSGGRLRRPVNVPLDMFSEEIKFYELGEEAMEKFREDEGFIKEEERPLPEKEYQRQVWLLFEYPESSGPARVIAIISVMVILISIVIFCLETLPDLKEEKDFTGTLHRVDNTTVIYKSNIFTDPFFIVETLCIIWFSFELVVRFFACPSKAEFFKNIMNFIDIVAIIPYFITLGTEMAEQEGTQKGEQATSLAILRVIRLFTSFVHFESSMYLTVTLLLILLLVTS from the coding sequence ATGACTGTCATGGCTGGAGACAACGTGGATGAgacctctgccctgcctggccacccCCAAGACAGCTACCAGCCAGGTGCCCATGACGACCATGAGTGCTGTGAGCGGGTCGTGATAAACATTGCTGGGTTGCGCTTTGAGACCCAACTGAAGACCCTAGCCCAGTTCCCCAACACGCTGCTGGGCAACCCCAAAAAGCGCATGCGGTATTTCGACCCCTTGCGCAATGAGTACTTCTTTGACCGCAACCGGCCTAGCTTTGATGCTATCCTCTATTACTACCAGTCTGGAGGCCGGCTCCGCAGGCCGGTCAACGTGCCTCTAGATATGTTCTCTGAGGAGATCAAGTTCTACGAGCTGGGTGAGGAAGCCATGGAGAAATTCCGGGAAGATGAAGGGTTCATCAAGGAGGAGGAGAGACCCTTGCCCGAGAAGGAATACCAGCGCCAAGTGTGGCTCCTCTTTGAATATCCAGAGAGCTCCGGGCCAGCCAGGGTCATTGCAATAATCTCTGTCATGGTGATCCTCATCTCCATAGTGATCTTCTGTCTAGAGACTTTACCGGATCTGAAGGAAGAAAAAGACTTCACAGGGACCCTGCACCGCGTTGACAACACCACTGTGATCTACAAGTCCAACATTTTCACAGACCCCTTCTTCATCGTGGAGACCTTGTGCATCATCTGGTTTTCTTTTGAGCTGGTGGTACGCTTCTTTGCCTGTCCAAGCAAAGCTGAGTTCTTCAAGAACATCATGAACTTCATTGACATAGTGGCCATCATCCCCTACTTCATCACCCTGGGAACTGAGATGgctgaacaagaaggaacccAAAAGGGGGAGCAGGCCACCTCTCTGGCTATTCTGCGAGTCATCAGACTG